The following proteins come from a genomic window of Mycobacterium sp. DL:
- a CDS encoding acyl-CoA dehydrogenase family protein, with amino-acid sequence MTEERELLRDTVAALVDKHAPPEAVREAMDSERGYDESLWQMLCEQVGVAALVVPEELGGAGGELADAAVALEELGKALVPAPLLGTTLAEWALLSADEPDGETLEKLAEGSSVGAVVFDPGYVVNGDVADVVIATDGETLTRWQSFTAEPATSMDPTRRLARVHAGETSPMGRDPGLADIAAILLAAEQIGAASRCLDLTVQYTKDRVQFGRPIGSFQALKHRMADLYVAVQSARAVVDEAVADPNPTSAALARVAASEAFSTVAAEAVQLHGGIAITWESDIQLYFKRAHGSAQLLGPAREHLRRLESQVF; translated from the coding sequence ATGACAGAAGAGCGGGAACTGCTGCGCGACACCGTCGCCGCCCTGGTCGACAAGCACGCACCACCCGAAGCGGTTCGTGAGGCGATGGATTCGGAGCGCGGATACGACGAGTCGCTCTGGCAGATGCTGTGCGAGCAGGTCGGCGTCGCAGCCCTGGTGGTACCCGAGGAACTGGGCGGCGCCGGCGGCGAACTCGCCGATGCCGCGGTGGCGCTCGAGGAGCTGGGCAAGGCCCTGGTGCCCGCCCCCCTGCTGGGGACCACGCTGGCCGAGTGGGCGCTGCTGTCGGCCGACGAACCCGACGGCGAGACACTCGAGAAGCTGGCGGAGGGATCGTCGGTCGGTGCGGTCGTTTTCGACCCCGGCTACGTCGTGAACGGAGACGTCGCCGACGTGGTGATCGCCACCGACGGTGAGACCCTCACGCGCTGGCAGTCTTTCACCGCCGAACCGGCCACCTCGATGGATCCGACGCGCCGGTTGGCTCGAGTCCACGCAGGAGAGACCTCGCCGATGGGGCGGGACCCCGGGCTTGCGGACATCGCGGCGATCCTGCTGGCCGCCGAGCAGATCGGCGCCGCATCGCGGTGCCTGGACCTGACGGTGCAGTACACGAAGGACCGCGTCCAGTTCGGCAGGCCGATCGGTAGCTTCCAGGCGCTCAAGCACCGGATGGCCGACCTCTATGTCGCTGTGCAGTCGGCACGGGCGGTCGTCGACGAGGCCGTGGCGGACCCGAACCCGACGTCGGCCGCGCTCGCCCGGGTTGCCGCCAGCGAGGCGTTCTCGACCGTGGCCGCCGAGGCCGTCCAGTTGCACGGCGGCATCGCGATCACCTGGGAAAGCGACATCCAGTTGTACTTCAAGCGTGCCCACGGGAGCGCACAGCTTCTGGGGCCCGCCCGCGAGCACCTGCGTCGCCTCGAATCGCAGGTGTTCTAG
- a CDS encoding acyl-CoA dehydrogenase family protein, with protein MNFEIDDQQRDFAASIDAALGAADLPGAVRAWGAGDTAPGRKVWAQLADLGVTALMVPEKFDGIEAHPADLVVAMERLGRWAVPGPVTESIAVAPILLAADERSAALASGELIATVALPPTVPRAVDADTAGLVLLAEDGQVRDGVAGEAHESVDLSRKLFDVNASGDPQSADVDRAFEFGALATAAQLVGAGQAMLDAAVEYAKQRSQFGTVIGTYQAIKHKLADVLIAIELARPLVYGAALALADGSADTSRDVSAAKVAAADAALLAARSALQTHGAIGFTQEHDLSLLLVRVQALRPAWGDPTWHRRRVLEALTA; from the coding sequence GTGAACTTTGAGATAGACGACCAGCAGCGTGACTTCGCGGCCAGCATCGACGCCGCGCTGGGCGCTGCCGACCTGCCCGGCGCCGTACGCGCCTGGGGTGCCGGCGACACCGCGCCCGGCCGCAAGGTGTGGGCACAACTGGCCGACCTCGGTGTGACGGCCCTGATGGTGCCCGAGAAGTTCGACGGCATCGAGGCACACCCCGCCGACCTCGTGGTGGCCATGGAGCGGCTCGGGCGCTGGGCAGTGCCGGGACCGGTGACCGAATCCATCGCGGTGGCACCGATTCTGCTGGCAGCCGACGAGCGCAGCGCCGCCCTGGCTTCCGGTGAGCTGATTGCGACGGTGGCGCTGCCGCCCACGGTCCCCCGCGCGGTTGACGCCGACACCGCGGGTCTGGTTCTGCTCGCCGAAGACGGACAGGTGCGCGACGGCGTGGCCGGTGAGGCGCACGAGTCGGTCGACCTCAGCCGAAAGCTGTTCGACGTCAATGCGTCCGGTGATCCGCAGTCGGCCGATGTCGACCGTGCTTTCGAGTTCGGCGCGCTGGCTACCGCAGCTCAGCTGGTCGGTGCAGGTCAGGCGATGTTGGATGCCGCCGTCGAATACGCCAAACAGCGCAGCCAATTCGGCACCGTCATCGGCACCTATCAGGCGATCAAGCACAAGCTCGCCGATGTGCTGATCGCGATCGAATTGGCGCGGCCACTGGTGTATGGAGCTGCGTTGGCACTGGCTGACGGGTCGGCCGATACCTCGCGCGACGTCAGCGCCGCCAAGGTCGCTGCGGCCGACGCCGCACTGCTCGCCGCGCGCTCGGCGCTGCAGACGCACGGTGCCATCGGATTCACCCAGGAGCATGACCTGTCCCTGCTTCTGGTCCGGGTGCAGGCGCTGCGGCCCGCGTGGGGTGACCCGACGTGGCACAGGCGCCGAGTATTGGAGGCACTGACAGCATGA
- a CDS encoding acyl-CoA dehydrogenase family protein, which produces MDLNFDDATLEFQSEVRDFLSANKDSFPTQSYDTAAGFEQHRHWDKVLFDAGLSVITWPAEYGGRDATLLQWIVYEEEYFRAGAPGRASANGTSMLAPTLFAHGTADQLKRILPKMASGEEIWAQAWSEPESGSDLASLRSTATKTEGGWLLNGQKIWSSRAVFGERAFGLFRSDPEAQRHKGLTYFMFDLKADGVTVRPIAQLGGDTGFGEIFLDDVFVPDDDVIGGVHEGWRAAMSTTSNERGMSLRSPARFIAPAERLVAQWRDNPDPAFTDRVADAWIKAQAYRLHTFGTVTRVSNGGELGAESSVTKVFWSDLDVALHQTALDLRGADGDLADPVTDGLLFALGGPIYAGTNEIQRNIIAERLLGLPRK; this is translated from the coding sequence TTGGACCTCAACTTCGACGACGCCACCCTCGAGTTCCAGTCCGAGGTGCGCGACTTCCTCTCGGCGAACAAGGACTCGTTCCCGACGCAGTCCTACGACACCGCCGCAGGCTTCGAGCAGCACCGGCACTGGGACAAGGTGCTTTTTGACGCCGGGCTGTCGGTGATCACGTGGCCGGCCGAGTACGGCGGTCGTGACGCCACGCTGCTGCAGTGGATCGTCTACGAGGAGGAGTACTTTCGCGCCGGCGCCCCGGGACGCGCGAGCGCCAACGGCACGTCGATGTTGGCGCCGACCCTGTTCGCCCACGGGACTGCCGACCAACTGAAGCGGATCCTGCCGAAAATGGCCAGCGGCGAGGAAATCTGGGCGCAAGCCTGGTCGGAGCCGGAGTCCGGCAGCGACCTGGCGTCGCTGCGATCGACGGCGACCAAGACCGAGGGCGGCTGGCTTCTCAACGGCCAGAAGATCTGGAGCTCACGGGCGGTCTTCGGGGAGCGGGCTTTCGGCTTGTTCCGCTCCGATCCCGAAGCGCAGCGGCACAAGGGGCTGACGTACTTCATGTTCGACCTGAAGGCCGACGGCGTCACCGTGCGGCCGATCGCGCAGCTCGGCGGTGACACCGGATTCGGCGAGATCTTCCTCGACGACGTGTTCGTGCCCGACGACGACGTCATCGGCGGCGTACACGAGGGCTGGCGCGCGGCGATGAGCACGACCAGCAATGAACGCGGAATGTCGTTGCGCAGCCCCGCACGGTTCATCGCACCCGCCGAACGCCTGGTGGCCCAGTGGCGCGACAATCCCGATCCGGCTTTCACCGACCGCGTCGCCGACGCATGGATCAAGGCCCAGGCCTACCGGTTGCACACGTTCGGAACCGTCACCCGGGTGAGCAACGGTGGCGAACTGGGGGCGGAATCATCGGTGACCAAGGTCTTCTGGTCCGACCTCGACGTCGCCCTACACCAGACCGCGTTGGACCTGCGCGGCGCCGACGGTGACCTCGCCGACCCGGTGACCGACGGTCTGCTGTTCGCCCTCGGCGGCCCGATCTACGCCGGCACCAACGAGATCCAGCGCAACATCATCGCCGAACGACTCCTGGGCCTGCCCCGAAAGTAG
- the fadD3 gene encoding 3-((3aS,4S,7aS)-7a-methyl-1,5-dioxo-octahydro-1H-inden-4-yl)propanoate--CoA ligase FadD3, producing MTQLRTTPAVLDRITDEIPDHPAVVTPDRTLTFAELRDEVRHAASAMIDLGVAPGDRVAIWSPNTWHWVVASLAVHYAGGVLVPLNTRYTASEATDILTRTEAPLLFASGEFLGSDKAASVNHPEVRDALPSLRHVVRVPIEKADGTWDEFVARGGDLTVVDARAAAVTPDDVSDILFTSGTTGRSKGVRCAHRQSLAASAAWAACGQVTREDRYLCINPFFHNFGYKAGILACLQTGATLFPQLTFDPLQAMGAVAEHRITVLPGPPTIYQTLLDHPDRGGYDLSSLRFAVTGAATIPVVLIERMQTELDIDIVLTAYGLTEASGFGTMCRAEDDAVTVATTSGRPIADFELRIGDQAEVLLRGPNVMLGYLDDPDATAAAIDGDGWLHTGDVGELDDAGNLKITDRLKDMYICGGFNVYPAEIEQVLARLDGVAEAAVIGVPDERLGEVGKAFVVTLPDVELDEKTVIDHTREHLANFKTPRSVVFLDALPRNPGGKVVKPQLRQRPENTERA from the coding sequence ATGACCCAGCTGAGGACCACTCCGGCGGTTCTCGACCGGATCACGGACGAGATTCCCGACCACCCCGCCGTGGTCACGCCGGACAGGACGTTGACGTTCGCCGAGCTGCGTGACGAGGTCCGGCACGCCGCCTCGGCGATGATCGACCTGGGCGTCGCGCCGGGCGACCGCGTCGCGATCTGGTCGCCGAACACCTGGCACTGGGTGGTGGCCAGCCTGGCCGTCCACTACGCCGGCGGTGTGCTCGTCCCGCTGAACACGCGCTACACCGCAAGCGAGGCCACAGATATCCTCACCCGCACCGAGGCCCCGCTGCTGTTCGCCTCAGGTGAGTTCCTCGGCTCGGACAAGGCCGCGAGCGTCAACCACCCCGAAGTCAGAGATGCCCTCCCCTCGCTGCGCCACGTCGTGCGGGTCCCGATCGAGAAGGCCGACGGCACGTGGGACGAGTTCGTCGCCCGGGGCGGCGACCTGACGGTCGTTGACGCCCGCGCCGCCGCCGTCACCCCCGACGACGTCTCCGACATCCTGTTCACCTCGGGGACCACGGGTCGCAGCAAGGGGGTGCGGTGCGCGCATCGCCAGTCCCTCGCCGCGTCTGCCGCCTGGGCCGCGTGCGGCCAGGTCACACGCGAGGACCGCTACCTGTGCATCAACCCGTTCTTCCACAACTTCGGCTACAAAGCCGGCATCCTGGCCTGCCTGCAGACCGGCGCAACCCTGTTCCCGCAGCTGACCTTTGACCCGCTGCAGGCGATGGGCGCCGTGGCCGAGCACCGGATCACCGTGCTGCCCGGTCCGCCCACGATCTACCAGACCCTGCTCGACCACCCCGACCGCGGCGGCTACGACCTGAGCTCGCTGCGATTCGCGGTCACCGGGGCAGCCACCATCCCCGTCGTACTGATCGAGCGCATGCAGACCGAACTCGACATCGACATCGTGCTGACCGCCTACGGCCTGACCGAGGCCAGCGGCTTCGGCACGATGTGCCGGGCCGAGGACGACGCGGTCACCGTGGCCACCACGTCGGGACGCCCGATCGCGGACTTCGAACTCCGGATCGGCGACCAGGCAGAGGTGCTGCTGCGCGGCCCCAACGTGATGCTGGGTTATCTCGACGACCCCGACGCCACTGCCGCCGCGATCGACGGCGACGGCTGGTTGCACACCGGCGATGTCGGCGAACTCGATGACGCCGGGAACCTCAAGATCACCGACCGGCTCAAGGACATGTACATCTGCGGCGGCTTCAACGTCTACCCCGCCGAGATCGAGCAGGTGCTGGCCCGTCTCGACGGAGTCGCGGAAGCGGCGGTGATCGGGGTCCCCGACGAGCGGCTCGGTGAGGTCGGCAAGGCTTTTGTGGTCACGCTGCCGGACGTCGAGCTCGACGAGAAGACCGTGATCGACCACACCCGAGAGCATCTCGCGAACTTCAAGACCCCACGGTCGGTGGTGTTCCTCGACGCGCTGCCGCGCAACCCCGGCGGCAAGGTCGTCAAACCGCAGCTCCGGCAACGACCCGAGAACACAGAAAGGGCCTGA